In Thermoanaerobaculales bacterium, one genomic interval encodes:
- a CDS encoding ATP-dependent helicase → MTGGPLQRPPRADRRYRVDYAAELNPEQLRVVMHPGGPMLALAGAGTGKTRTLVYRACRLVEDGVPAPRVLLLTFTNKAAREMLDRVERITQSASGRVTGGTFHSVGHRILRRHASLVGYSDRFSILDREDAADLMGQALADLSPELPSRRTPRPRLLLDIYSLVINTGRDLEQALLDRAPQYFDQAEAIAAVYRRYLERKRQADAMDFDDLLLNWLLLLTRQPAARRELVHRFEHILVDEYQDTNRLQADIVDGMLGPEKNVMVVGDDAQSIYGFRGAEFANIIGFPERHPECEIFRLETNYRSTPEVLRLANASISHNQHQFAKELRAVRPGGELPQLVSVPSPEAQAAWVADRLLALREEGVDLEEMAVLYRNHSHSLDLQVELTRRNIPYRVRSGVRFFEQRHIKDVLAHLRFVDNPRDEMAFVRMVKLRPGFGPRLAGRLWEMVAGADSLARTCSLEPAAAGLRGAARTAFGELQLLLQDLQGRELSAQPGEALRLVLDRFYRQWARENLENAGSRIEDLEQLALFADSHPDLNTFLAEVTLLNDLSGEDSIGGREDEMVTLSTAHQAKGLEWRAVFIIWLSEGRFPTVRAEDEEEERRLFYVAATRARDLLFLVQPRIARDRYRVDVVIDPSRFVSELPTEVFERVTVADARPPDGLDALPAGARYRLPSFFEDPPDDQAEEDEAN, encoded by the coding sequence ATGACCGGCGGCCCCCTGCAGCGCCCACCTCGAGCCGACCGCCGCTACCGCGTCGACTACGCCGCCGAGCTCAACCCCGAGCAGCTGCGGGTGGTGATGCACCCGGGCGGGCCGATGCTGGCGCTGGCCGGGGCCGGGACCGGCAAGACCCGCACCCTGGTCTACCGGGCGTGCCGGCTGGTCGAGGACGGGGTGCCGGCGCCGCGGGTGCTGCTGCTGACCTTCACCAACAAGGCGGCGCGCGAAATGCTCGATCGGGTCGAGCGGATCACCCAGAGCGCGAGCGGCCGGGTGACGGGCGGCACCTTCCACTCGGTCGGCCACCGCATCCTGCGTCGCCACGCTTCCCTGGTCGGCTACAGCGATCGCTTCTCGATCCTCGACCGCGAGGATGCCGCCGACCTCATGGGCCAGGCCCTGGCCGACCTCAGCCCGGAGCTGCCCAGCCGGCGGACCCCGCGGCCGCGGCTGCTGCTCGACATCTACAGCCTGGTCATCAACACCGGGCGCGACCTCGAGCAGGCGCTGCTCGACCGCGCGCCGCAGTACTTCGACCAGGCCGAGGCCATCGCCGCGGTCTACCGCAGGTACCTCGAGCGCAAGCGGCAGGCCGACGCCATGGACTTCGACGACCTGCTGCTCAACTGGCTGCTGCTGCTGACCCGACAGCCGGCGGCGCGCCGCGAGCTCGTGCACCGCTTCGAGCACATCCTGGTCGACGAGTACCAGGACACCAACCGCCTCCAGGCCGACATCGTGGACGGGATGCTCGGCCCGGAGAAGAACGTCATGGTGGTCGGTGACGACGCCCAGTCGATCTACGGCTTCCGCGGCGCCGAGTTCGCCAACATCATCGGCTTCCCGGAGCGCCACCCGGAGTGCGAGATCTTCCGGCTCGAGACCAACTACCGCTCGACGCCAGAGGTCCTGCGCCTCGCCAACGCCTCGATCAGCCACAACCAGCACCAGTTCGCCAAGGAGCTGCGTGCGGTCCGGCCCGGCGGCGAGCTCCCTCAGCTGGTCTCGGTGCCGTCGCCCGAGGCCCAGGCGGCGTGGGTCGCCGACCGGCTCCTCGCGCTGCGCGAGGAGGGCGTCGACCTCGAGGAGATGGCGGTGCTCTACCGCAATCACTCCCACTCCCTCGACCTCCAGGTCGAGCTGACCCGGCGCAACATCCCCTACCGAGTCCGCTCCGGCGTCCGCTTCTTCGAGCAGCGGCACATCAAGGACGTGCTCGCCCACCTGCGCTTTGTCGACAACCCGCGCGACGAGATGGCCTTCGTGCGGATGGTCAAGCTGCGGCCGGGCTTCGGGCCGCGCCTCGCGGGCCGGCTCTGGGAGATGGTCGCGGGCGCCGACTCCCTGGCCAGGACGTGCAGCCTCGAGCCCGCCGCCGCCGGCCTGCGCGGCGCCGCCCGCACCGCGTTCGGCGAGCTGCAGCTGCTGCTCCAGGATCTCCAGGGCCGGGAGCTGTCAGCGCAGCCGGGCGAGGCGCTGCGGCTGGTGCTCGACCGGTTCTACCGCCAGTGGGCGCGCGAGAACCTGGAGAACGCCGGCTCGCGGATCGAGGACCTCGAGCAGCTGGCACTGTTCGCCGACAGCCATCCCGACCTCAACACCTTCCTCGCCGAGGTCACGCTGCTCAACGACCTGTCCGGGGAGGACAGCATCGGCGGCCGTGAGGACGAGATGGTGACGCTGTCGACGGCCCACCAGGCCAAAGGCCTGGAGTGGCGGGCGGTGTTCATCATCTGGCTCTCCGAGGGCCGCTTCCCGACGGTCCGCGCCGAGGACGAGGAGGAGGAGCGGCGGCTGTTCTACGTCGCCGCGACCCGGGCCAGGGACCTGCTGTTCCTGGTCCAGCCGAGGATTGCCCGCGACCGCTACCGGGTCGACGTCGTGATCGATCCCTCCCGCTTCGTCAGCGAGCTGCCGACCGAGGTCTTCGAGCGGGTCACGGTCGCCGACGCGCGGCCGCCGGACGGCCTCGACGCCCTCCCCGCCGGCGCTCGGTACCGGCTGCCGAGCTTCTTCGAAGATCCCCCGGACGATCAGGCGGAGGAGGACGAGGCGAACTAG
- a CDS encoding GNAT family N-acetyltransferase has protein sequence MAKVKARRTNREELPGIAVLRDSLAPKVAAYQSRPSILDLDMDLDPTLEHLMNHDPDGFFTAIDGDETVGFCAAIVRSRQCVLSELWVLPQHQGKGAGELLLTRALAYGERSGARSYLALVPAEPAIQGLLLRHSFQPLTPVYQFAVASAAAATLARGLGALLEGRDAAADLLARRGQADIDRIDRVTRDLSREVDHTYWLKRRALGVALVRQGSRIAAYGYGGRDQVGPAAGSSREAAMCALGWALRLAAGQGAAEPLVVRVPARFDGAVEALLEAGARIQATLLLYGINVNAAFDRCLLAALNLP, from the coding sequence ATGGCCAAGGTGAAGGCGCGGCGAACCAATCGAGAGGAGCTCCCCGGCATCGCGGTGCTGCGCGACTCCCTGGCTCCGAAGGTGGCGGCCTACCAGAGCCGTCCCTCGATCCTCGACCTCGACATGGACCTCGATCCTACCCTCGAGCACCTGATGAACCACGACCCGGACGGCTTCTTCACCGCCATCGACGGCGACGAGACGGTCGGCTTCTGCGCCGCCATCGTGCGCTCGCGGCAGTGCGTGCTGTCGGAGCTGTGGGTGCTGCCGCAGCACCAGGGCAAGGGCGCCGGGGAGCTGCTGCTGACGCGCGCCCTGGCTTATGGAGAGCGCTCCGGCGCCCGCTCGTACCTGGCCCTGGTGCCGGCGGAGCCGGCGATCCAGGGGCTGCTGCTGCGGCACTCGTTCCAGCCGCTGACCCCGGTCTACCAGTTCGCGGTCGCGTCCGCCGCCGCCGCCACCCTGGCGAGGGGGCTCGGCGCCCTGCTCGAGGGCAGGGACGCCGCCGCCGACCTGCTCGCCCGTCGCGGCCAGGCCGACATCGATCGCATCGACCGGGTGACCCGCGACCTGAGCCGCGAGGTCGACCACACCTACTGGCTCAAGCGGCGCGCGCTCGGAGTCGCGCTGGTGCGCCAGGGATCGCGGATCGCAGCCTACGGTTACGGCGGCAGAGACCAGGTGGGGCCGGCGGCCGGCTCATCGCGCGAAGCCGCAATGTGCGCCCTCGGGTGGGCGCTGCGGCTCGCGGCCGGCCAGGGCGCGGCCGAGCCGCTGGTTGTCCGCGTGCCGGCGCGCTTCGACGGCGCCGTCGAGGCGCTGCTCGAAGCCGGCGCCCGCATCCAGGCGACCCTGCTGCTGTACGGCATCAACGTCAACGCCGCCTTCGACCGCTGCCTGCTCGCCGCGCTGAACCTGCCATGA
- a CDS encoding VWA domain-containing protein codes for MAASRGLTTNGGRRREARNRGLGALLLSTCLALLPAAAGWPGDKQERQQERRSVKELPENWRVWIEEEVYPLITREQKQAFLALDTEAQRQAFADRLWMLWGRQTGYGSTFRWLYEERLVFARSEFESTAEDRARVLLIHGPPAFRFVSRCTEFFNPLEIWGWPYIEGLGEDVVVLFYQSGGTGRYRMWYGSEGRRVLYATMIGAESRGGPYVGGSVMDSPRYRCPDGDTLMNLIALAEMWARDATYLGAMTQFSPVEREGEEAGSSRFMEFSALVDDKAEPLEFEVREDSWGTEGGLVHMGFSIRVNGEGLGTTPVGDLEVVQLDVIGEVSRQSQMVDRFRYVFSIPAAEDSLGLVLERFIRPGDYTLRLKVEDVHSNKAGVSERSFVASTEPTAEPPGVVAALAPEAAGVVDAVLDVDLAEAAQPLLKLVGPEGDAVSGVRRFEAVVREEVRRVRFTVNGQEILVKNRSPFDVDLDLGPLPRLTTVAAIGFDEAGNEIARDQLALNVGRERFYVRLLPLSPGDTSAGKVRVAVDVNVPSDAELSQVEIYWSDRLLATLSEPPFEAWVALEGGGDFGYLRAVATMADGRVAEDLQFVNAPEFGTVVEVTAVELPVTVFDKDDKPVESLVLEDFRVREDGVEQVISHFSLHHDLPVRLGIVVDTSGSMATTLPTVQRVVMGFLRDLLRPQDRAFIETFSDRPDLLAAFTADFATLENALLAFFADRETALYDSVIMGLFQFSGVRGRKAMVVLTDGEDNASSHDFEEVIGYAQRAGVTIYTVGIDLPATKVVPRWQLSRLAEVTGGQSFFVSSDDALERIYAEIDRELRTQYLLAYTSSSQRPSDQLRKIEVDLHQKKFKVRTISGYYPGGV; via the coding sequence ATGGCAGCTTCCAGAGGCCTGACGACGAACGGCGGGAGGCGCCGGGAGGCCCGCAACCGCGGCCTCGGCGCCCTGCTGCTTTCGACCTGCCTCGCCCTGCTGCCGGCGGCGGCCGGCTGGCCAGGCGACAAGCAGGAGCGCCAGCAGGAGCGCCGGTCGGTCAAGGAGCTGCCCGAGAACTGGCGGGTCTGGATCGAGGAGGAGGTCTACCCGCTGATCACCCGCGAGCAGAAGCAGGCGTTTCTGGCTCTCGACACCGAGGCGCAGCGGCAGGCGTTCGCCGACCGGCTGTGGATGCTGTGGGGCCGCCAGACCGGTTACGGCTCGACCTTCCGGTGGCTCTACGAGGAGCGGCTGGTGTTTGCGCGATCGGAGTTCGAATCGACCGCCGAGGACCGGGCCAGGGTGCTGCTGATCCACGGGCCTCCAGCCTTCCGGTTCGTGTCGAGGTGCACCGAGTTCTTCAACCCGCTCGAGATCTGGGGCTGGCCGTACATCGAGGGGCTCGGCGAGGACGTGGTCGTGCTGTTCTACCAGTCCGGGGGCACGGGACGCTACCGGATGTGGTACGGGTCCGAGGGCCGGCGGGTGCTCTACGCGACCATGATCGGCGCCGAGAGTCGGGGCGGCCCCTACGTCGGCGGCTCGGTCATGGACAGCCCCCGCTACCGCTGCCCCGACGGCGACACGTTGATGAACCTGATCGCCTTGGCCGAGATGTGGGCACGCGACGCGACCTACCTCGGCGCGATGACCCAGTTCAGCCCGGTCGAGCGGGAGGGCGAAGAGGCGGGCTCGAGCCGGTTCATGGAGTTCTCCGCCCTCGTCGACGACAAGGCAGAGCCGCTCGAGTTCGAGGTGCGGGAGGACTCCTGGGGCACCGAGGGCGGGCTGGTTCACATGGGTTTCTCGATCCGCGTCAACGGAGAGGGGCTCGGCACCACCCCGGTCGGAGACCTGGAGGTCGTCCAGCTCGACGTGATCGGCGAGGTCTCCAGGCAGTCGCAGATGGTCGACCGCTTCCGGTACGTCTTCTCCATTCCGGCGGCGGAGGACTCGCTCGGCCTGGTGCTCGAGCGCTTCATCCGGCCCGGCGACTACACCCTCCGGCTCAAGGTGGAGGACGTCCACTCGAACAAGGCTGGCGTCTCGGAGCGCTCGTTTGTGGCCAGCACCGAGCCGACCGCTGAGCCTCCGGGCGTCGTGGCCGCGCTGGCGCCGGAGGCGGCCGGCGTGGTGGACGCGGTGCTGGACGTCGACCTCGCGGAGGCCGCGCAGCCGCTGCTCAAGCTGGTCGGCCCGGAAGGCGATGCCGTGAGCGGCGTTCGCCGCTTCGAGGCGGTGGTCCGCGAGGAGGTGCGCCGGGTCCGCTTCACCGTCAACGGCCAGGAGATCCTGGTCAAGAACCGCTCGCCGTTCGACGTCGACCTCGACCTCGGGCCGCTGCCGCGGCTCACCACCGTGGCCGCGATCGGTTTCGACGAAGCGGGCAACGAGATCGCGCGCGATCAGCTCGCGCTCAACGTCGGCCGCGAGCGCTTCTACGTCCGACTGCTGCCGCTCTCTCCGGGCGACACGAGCGCCGGCAAGGTGCGGGTGGCGGTGGACGTCAACGTTCCAAGCGACGCCGAGCTGAGCCAGGTCGAGATCTACTGGAGCGACCGGTTGCTCGCGACCCTCTCGGAGCCGCCGTTCGAGGCCTGGGTGGCGCTCGAGGGCGGCGGCGACTTCGGGTACCTGCGCGCCGTCGCGACCATGGCCGACGGCAGGGTGGCCGAGGACCTTCAGTTCGTCAACGCCCCGGAGTTCGGCACCGTCGTCGAGGTGACGGCGGTCGAGCTCCCGGTGACGGTGTTTGACAAGGACGACAAGCCGGTGGAGAGCCTCGTCCTGGAGGACTTCCGCGTCCGGGAGGACGGTGTGGAGCAGGTGATCTCCCACTTCTCCCTGCACCACGATCTTCCGGTGCGGCTCGGAATCGTGGTTGACACCTCGGGCTCGATGGCGACCACGCTGCCGACGGTCCAGAGGGTGGTGATGGGCTTCCTGCGAGACCTGCTTCGGCCGCAGGATCGCGCCTTCATCGAGACCTTCTCCGACCGGCCCGATCTGCTCGCTGCCTTCACCGCCGACTTCGCAACCCTCGAGAACGCGCTGCTCGCGTTCTTCGCGGACCGCGAAACCGCGCTGTATGACTCGGTGATCATGGGCCTGTTCCAGTTCTCGGGAGTCCGCGGCCGCAAGGCGATGGTGGTCCTCACCGACGGCGAGGACAACGCGTCGAGCCACGACTTCGAGGAGGTCATCGGCTACGCCCAGCGCGCCGGAGTCACGATCTACACGGTGGGCATCGATCTGCCCGCAACCAAGGTGGTGCCCCGCTGGCAGCTGTCGAGGCTGGCGGAGGTCACCGGCGGCCAGTCGTTCTTCGTGTCCAGCGACGATGCCCTCGAGAGGATCTACGCCGAGATCGATCGCGAGCTGCGCACGCAGTACCTGCTCGCCTACACCTCGAGCTCGCAGCGGCCGTCGGACCAGCTGCGCAAGATCGAGGTCGACCTCCACCAGAAGAAGTTCAAGGTCCGCACGATCTCGGGGTATTATCCAGGCGGCGTCTGA
- a CDS encoding tetratricopeptide repeat protein: MDTTTRRIVTSIAAAVVAGLALAPTAAQAADRAAKQASEQVRRGYTAARQGYWLEALFRFERADALTPNQPRILNNIAVSLEASGRFEEALTAYEAALSVAPNDQVLRRNFSRFKEFYESQMTSAPAPAGEGAAGAPHDEPAAGEGADDE; encoded by the coding sequence TTGGACACCACGACACGCCGAATCGTCACCAGCATCGCCGCCGCCGTCGTCGCGGGGCTCGCCCTCGCCCCCACTGCGGCGCAAGCCGCCGACCGCGCGGCGAAGCAGGCCAGCGAGCAGGTCCGGCGCGGCTACACCGCGGCGAGGCAGGGCTACTGGCTCGAGGCGTTGTTCCGGTTCGAGCGGGCGGACGCCCTGACGCCGAACCAGCCGCGGATCCTCAACAACATCGCGGTCTCGCTCGAGGCCTCCGGCCGCTTCGAGGAGGCGCTCACCGCCTACGAGGCGGCGCTGAGCGTCGCCCCGAACGATCAGGTGCTGCGGCGGAACTTCTCGAGGTTCAAGGAGTTCTACGAGAGCCAGATGACGTCGGCTCCGGCGCCGGCAGGGGAGGGCGCCGCCGGTGCGCCGCACGACGAGCCGGCGGCGGGCGAGGGGGCGGACGATGAGTAG
- a CDS encoding carboxyl transferase domain-containing protein, with amino-acid sequence MPKAVPPAVKRDVAFESNRDHWLNELRILEAQRGKIAEGGGERAAERQRSLGKLLARERVAALVDPGSSFLELGSFAAWGHYEEWGGAPAAGVVVGLGRVSGRECVVVANDATVKAGAWFPMTCKKILRAQEIAIENRLPIIYLVDSAGVFLPMQDEIFPDREHFGRVFYNNARMSAEGVYQIAAILGSCVAGGAYLPIMSDEALIVEGTGTIFLAGAHLVQAAIGEKIDNEALGGAEVQVDISGVVDDRFPNDREAIDHIRTRIGELARPALAPFDRVDPRPPACDPDEVLGIVPVDRTRPYDTYSLLARLLDGSELTEYKATYGRTLVCGTGRIEGWVVGIVANQRQVVQRKRGLAAADREMQIGGVIYSDAADKGTRFIELMNQKGVPLLFLQDVTGFMVGSKAEREGIIKDGAKMVNVVANSVVPKITIFVGNSFGAGNYAMCGRAYGARFFYAWPSASIAVMGGQQASETLLAIQLKNRGDEVSEGERKALLAQIQERYSSAMDPRYAAGRLWLDEIIDPRRTREVVARSLAAAAHRVELAPFKVGVLQT; translated from the coding sequence ATGCCGAAAGCCGTTCCTCCAGCAGTCAAACGCGACGTTGCCTTCGAGTCCAACCGCGACCACTGGCTCAACGAGCTGCGCATCCTCGAGGCACAGCGCGGCAAGATCGCGGAGGGCGGTGGGGAGCGCGCCGCCGAGCGCCAGCGATCGCTCGGCAAGCTGCTCGCTCGGGAGCGGGTCGCGGCGCTCGTCGACCCGGGATCGAGCTTCCTCGAGCTCGGATCGTTCGCGGCCTGGGGGCACTACGAGGAGTGGGGCGGGGCCCCCGCGGCCGGGGTGGTGGTCGGGCTCGGCAGGGTCAGCGGCCGCGAGTGCGTGGTGGTCGCCAACGACGCCACCGTCAAGGCCGGCGCTTGGTTCCCGATGACCTGCAAGAAGATCCTCCGCGCGCAGGAGATCGCGATCGAGAACCGGCTGCCGATCATCTACCTGGTTGACTCCGCGGGCGTCTTCCTGCCGATGCAGGACGAGATCTTTCCGGACCGGGAGCACTTCGGGCGGGTGTTCTACAACAACGCGCGAATGTCGGCCGAGGGCGTGTACCAGATCGCCGCCATCCTCGGGTCGTGCGTCGCCGGCGGCGCCTACCTGCCGATCATGTCGGACGAGGCCCTGATCGTAGAGGGCACCGGCACGATCTTCCTGGCGGGGGCCCACCTCGTCCAGGCGGCGATCGGCGAGAAGATCGACAACGAGGCGCTCGGTGGCGCCGAGGTCCAGGTCGACATCTCGGGCGTGGTCGACGACCGCTTCCCGAACGACCGCGAGGCCATCGACCACATCCGGACCCGGATCGGCGAGCTCGCCCGGCCGGCGCTGGCGCCGTTCGACCGGGTGGATCCACGACCGCCGGCCTGCGACCCCGACGAGGTGCTCGGCATCGTGCCCGTCGACCGGACCCGGCCGTACGACACCTACTCGCTGCTGGCCCGGCTGCTCGACGGGTCGGAGCTCACGGAGTACAAGGCCACCTACGGGAGGACGCTGGTCTGCGGCACCGGCCGGATCGAGGGCTGGGTGGTCGGGATCGTGGCGAACCAGCGCCAGGTCGTCCAGCGCAAGCGCGGGCTCGCCGCCGCCGATCGAGAGATGCAGATCGGCGGCGTGATCTACTCGGACGCCGCCGACAAGGGCACTCGCTTCATCGAGCTGATGAACCAGAAGGGCGTCCCGCTGCTGTTCCTGCAGGACGTCACCGGATTCATGGTGGGCTCCAAGGCGGAGCGCGAGGGCATCATCAAGGACGGCGCCAAGATGGTCAACGTGGTGGCGAACTCGGTGGTCCCGAAGATCACCATCTTTGTCGGCAACTCGTTCGGCGCCGGCAACTACGCGATGTGCGGCAGGGCTTACGGGGCGCGCTTCTTCTACGCCTGGCCGTCGGCCTCGATCGCGGTGATGGGCGGGCAGCAGGCATCGGAGACCCTGCTCGCCATCCAGCTCAAGAACCGGGGCGACGAGGTGTCGGAGGGCGAGCGGAAGGCGCTGCTCGCCCAGATCCAGGAGCGTTACTCCTCGGCGATGGACCCGCGCTACGCCGCCGGCCGGCTCTGGCTCGACGAGATCATCGACCCCCGACGGACCCGCGAGGTGGTCGCCCGCAGCCTCGCCGCCGCGGCGCACCGGGTGGAGCTGGCGCCCTTCAAGGTCGGCGTCCTGCAGACCTGA
- a CDS encoding VWA domain-containing protein, protein MKLRALLLLALALPALAPAAGDEDRPLALSVEVRQLGRGADGTVVGIVIQVAPEDRPRVGERGRVLVTLLDGEDIVDRHAAVVAVGSDGSATLYREWPPGSYELQVGLAAAERPSSGVWFGNIAVEEMSEPFVAPEEAPPDAVALELTPPRTGTVRFLPPPDIGGIGALQLEVEAPAETASVEFFQDQRPLGRRNRPPWTVSVPLGDVVRRTTVRAVASDRGGRFLGEDAVVLNNPTGQIGVEILLAPEGSMRDGKRLVTVSVTAAKQIQQVTLSVDDEQVARWAECPCVAEVDAARLAQANIVVADVVGAGDERGEAVLTLAAGGGFVGSVRVELVELPIVVLDDRDLPVVGLEQGDFAVWEDGQQVEVEGFGTTANLPLSLAIAVDTSGSMVEEFDDVKSAVQGFANALLEDDDSVVLIRFAWDAEVEVAWTEDVRQVKGRLDRFQPDGGTSLHDAVVRSLEQFRGRRGRQAVVLLTDGEDTTSRTGWTVAERFAHTMRVPIFPIGLGLGSLDFSSRGVLKSLAAETGGEAFFPKSVDQLPAVYERIAELLRSQYLLWYQSPSDKPVDQFREVKVEVARPGLMVQTIRGYYPGK, encoded by the coding sequence ATGAAGCTTCGCGCCCTGCTGCTGCTCGCGCTCGCCCTGCCCGCCCTCGCGCCCGCCGCCGGGGACGAGGATCGGCCGCTGGCGTTGAGCGTCGAGGTCCGGCAGCTCGGCCGCGGCGCCGACGGCACGGTCGTCGGGATCGTCATCCAGGTCGCGCCCGAGGACCGGCCGCGGGTCGGCGAGCGGGGACGCGTCCTGGTCACCCTGCTCGACGGCGAGGACATCGTGGACCGGCATGCGGCGGTGGTCGCGGTCGGCAGCGACGGCTCCGCCACCCTCTACCGCGAGTGGCCGCCCGGCAGCTACGAGCTGCAGGTCGGCCTGGCCGCCGCCGAGCGGCCGAGCTCCGGCGTGTGGTTCGGCAACATCGCGGTCGAGGAGATGAGCGAGCCCTTCGTCGCCCCGGAGGAGGCCCCCCCGGACGCGGTCGCGCTCGAGCTGACCCCGCCGCGCACAGGCACCGTCCGCTTCCTGCCGCCCCCGGACATCGGCGGCATCGGAGCCCTCCAGCTCGAGGTGGAGGCGCCGGCGGAGACCGCCAGCGTCGAGTTCTTCCAGGACCAGCGCCCGCTCGGCCGCCGCAACCGCCCGCCGTGGACGGTCTCGGTGCCGCTCGGCGACGTCGTCCGCCGCACCACCGTCCGCGCGGTCGCCAGCGACCGCGGCGGTCGCTTCCTGGGCGAGGACGCGGTCGTCCTCAACAACCCCACCGGCCAGATCGGGGTCGAGATCCTGCTCGCCCCCGAGGGCTCGATGCGCGACGGCAAGCGCTTGGTCACGGTGTCCGTCACGGCGGCGAAGCAGATCCAGCAGGTGACGCTCAGCGTCGACGACGAGCAGGTGGCCCGCTGGGCCGAGTGCCCGTGCGTCGCCGAGGTCGACGCGGCGAGGCTGGCGCAGGCCAACATCGTGGTCGCCGACGTGGTCGGCGCCGGCGACGAGCGCGGCGAGGCCGTCCTCACCCTGGCCGCGGGCGGCGGCTTCGTGGGCTCGGTGCGGGTCGAGCTGGTCGAGCTGCCGATCGTGGTGCTCGACGACCGAGACCTGCCGGTCGTCGGCCTCGAGCAGGGCGACTTCGCGGTCTGGGAGGACGGCCAGCAGGTCGAGGTGGAGGGCTTCGGCACCACCGCCAACCTGCCGCTGTCGCTGGCGATCGCGGTCGACACCTCGGGTTCGATGGTCGAGGAGTTCGACGACGTGAAGAGCGCCGTGCAGGGGTTCGCCAACGCGCTGCTCGAGGACGACGACTCGGTGGTCCTGATCCGGTTCGCCTGGGACGCCGAGGTCGAGGTGGCGTGGACCGAGGACGTCCGCCAGGTCAAGGGCCGCCTCGACCGGTTCCAGCCCGATGGCGGCACCTCGCTGCACGACGCCGTGGTCCGGTCGCTCGAGCAGTTCCGCGGCCGCCGCGGACGGCAGGCGGTCGTCCTGCTGACCGACGGCGAGGACACCACCTCCCGCACCGGCTGGACCGTTGCCGAGCGCTTCGCCCACACCATGCGGGTGCCGATCTTCCCGATCGGGCTCGGGCTCGGCTCGCTCGACTTCAGCTCCCGCGGCGTGCTGAAGTCGCTGGCCGCGGAGACCGGGGGCGAGGCCTTCTTTCCGAAGTCCGTCGACCAGCTCCCCGCGGTCTACGAGCGGATCGCCGAGCTGCTGCGGTCGCAGTACCTGCTGTGGTACCAGTCCCCGTCGGACAAGCCCGTCGACCAGTTCCGCGAGGTCAAGGTCGAGGTGGCCAGGCCTGGCCTCATGGTGCAGACCATCCGCGGCTACTACCCCGGCAAGTGA